In Crassostrea angulata isolate pt1a10 chromosome 6, ASM2561291v2, whole genome shotgun sequence, a genomic segment contains:
- the LOC128190127 gene encoding uncharacterized protein LOC128190127 isoform X2, with product MKTKTIYIILGIIFSFSVTQQMEGNNQCAIIQDKMSIAVPFKPPSFLTNPNKTQCQEQNKGQEMLRCGNSDLFIKPECVCSFYNVYEATLYHKYSSCPRGEGSDVITQLKCPDCQKYSLNNNGPCINGGKLTCKGDEVAPYITCECPPNYQGKFCEEKIENVTRLCDKISASSAIRLTNCDSTKHECVTYSRTRKYVYRCRETETSQDRQGLPLCIDTEDITVSPEVRTSTRTSNTTTTTTTESSQRNYYISESAVQSTTPTPAVILVLVVLKLWFIN from the exons AAGGAAACAACCAGTGCGCAATTATTCAAGACAAAATGTCTATTGCTGTACCATTCA AGCCTCCTTCCTTTTTGACGAATCCCAATAAGACGCAATGTCAAGAACAAAATAAAG GACAAGAAATGCTGAGATGTGGAAATTCGGATTTGTTCATAAAACCAGAGTGTGTCTGTTCTTTCTACAACGTGTATGAGGCAACCTTGTATCACAAGTACTCCTCTTGTCCTCGGGGAGAGGGGTCAGATGTTATCACGCAATTAAAAT GTCCAGATTGCCAAAAATACAGCTTGAATAACAACGGACCCTGTATCAACGGAGGAAAGCTGACATGCAAAGGGGATGAAGTGGCTCCCTATATCACGTGTGAATGTCCACCCAACTACCAGGGCAAGTTCTGTgaggaaaaaatagaaaat GTGACAAGACTTTGTGATAAAATTTCAGCTTCATCAGCAATTAGATTGACTAACTGTGATTCAACAAAACATGAATGTGTAACATACAGCAGGACAAGGAAGTACGTTTACAGGTGTAGGGAGACCGAGACATCACAGGATAGACAGG GATTACCTTTGTGTATTGATACGGAGGACATTACAGTTAGCCCTGAGGTGAGAACTAGTACTAGAACTAGTAATACtactacaacaacaacaacagaatCCAGTCAAAGGAATTATTACATCTCGGAGTCCGCAGTCCAGTCAACTACACCTACTCCAGCTGTGATACTGGTTTTAGTGGTGTTAAAGTTATGGTTTATAAATTAG
- the LOC128190127 gene encoding uncharacterized protein LOC128190127 isoform X4, whose amino-acid sequence MLRNCNEQRKRGGLSTLFLHKGNNQCAIIQDKMSIAVPFKPPSFLTNPNKTQCQEQNKGQEMLRCGNSDLFIKPECVCSFYNVYEATLYHKYSSCPRGEGSDVITQLKCPDCQKYSLNNNGPCINGGKLTCKGDEVAPYITCECPPNYQGKFCEEKIENVTRLCDKISASSAIRLTNCDSTKHECVTYSRTRKYVYRCRETETSQDRQGLPLCIDTEDITVSPEVRTSTRTSNTTTTTTTESSQRNYYISESAVQSTTPTPAVILVLVVLKLWFIN is encoded by the exons CAGAGAAAAAGAGGAGGGTTGTCAACCTTATTCCTACACA AAGGAAACAACCAGTGCGCAATTATTCAAGACAAAATGTCTATTGCTGTACCATTCA AGCCTCCTTCCTTTTTGACGAATCCCAATAAGACGCAATGTCAAGAACAAAATAAAG GACAAGAAATGCTGAGATGTGGAAATTCGGATTTGTTCATAAAACCAGAGTGTGTCTGTTCTTTCTACAACGTGTATGAGGCAACCTTGTATCACAAGTACTCCTCTTGTCCTCGGGGAGAGGGGTCAGATGTTATCACGCAATTAAAAT GTCCAGATTGCCAAAAATACAGCTTGAATAACAACGGACCCTGTATCAACGGAGGAAAGCTGACATGCAAAGGGGATGAAGTGGCTCCCTATATCACGTGTGAATGTCCACCCAACTACCAGGGCAAGTTCTGTgaggaaaaaatagaaaat GTGACAAGACTTTGTGATAAAATTTCAGCTTCATCAGCAATTAGATTGACTAACTGTGATTCAACAAAACATGAATGTGTAACATACAGCAGGACAAGGAAGTACGTTTACAGGTGTAGGGAGACCGAGACATCACAGGATAGACAGG GATTACCTTTGTGTATTGATACGGAGGACATTACAGTTAGCCCTGAGGTGAGAACTAGTACTAGAACTAGTAATACtactacaacaacaacaacagaatCCAGTCAAAGGAATTATTACATCTCGGAGTCCGCAGTCCAGTCAACTACACCTACTCCAGCTGTGATACTGGTTTTAGTGGTGTTAAAGTTATGGTTTATAAATTAG
- the LOC128190127 gene encoding uncharacterized protein LOC128190127 isoform X3 — translation MSREKEEGCQPYSYTVRRTAQGNNQCAIIQDKMSIAVPFKPPSFLTNPNKTQCQEQNKGQEMLRCGNSDLFIKPECVCSFYNVYEATLYHKYSSCPRGEGSDVITQLKCPDCQKYSLNNNGPCINGGKLTCKGDEVAPYITCECPPNYQGKFCEEKIENVTRLCDKISASSAIRLTNCDSTKHECVTYSRTRKYVYRCRETETSQDRQGLPLCIDTEDITVSPEVRTSTRTSNTTTTTTTESSQRNYYISESAVQSTTPTPAVILVLVVLKLWFIN, via the exons CAGAGAAAAAGAGGAGGGTTGTCAACCTTATTCCTACACAGTACGCAGAACTGCAc AAGGAAACAACCAGTGCGCAATTATTCAAGACAAAATGTCTATTGCTGTACCATTCA AGCCTCCTTCCTTTTTGACGAATCCCAATAAGACGCAATGTCAAGAACAAAATAAAG GACAAGAAATGCTGAGATGTGGAAATTCGGATTTGTTCATAAAACCAGAGTGTGTCTGTTCTTTCTACAACGTGTATGAGGCAACCTTGTATCACAAGTACTCCTCTTGTCCTCGGGGAGAGGGGTCAGATGTTATCACGCAATTAAAAT GTCCAGATTGCCAAAAATACAGCTTGAATAACAACGGACCCTGTATCAACGGAGGAAAGCTGACATGCAAAGGGGATGAAGTGGCTCCCTATATCACGTGTGAATGTCCACCCAACTACCAGGGCAAGTTCTGTgaggaaaaaatagaaaat GTGACAAGACTTTGTGATAAAATTTCAGCTTCATCAGCAATTAGATTGACTAACTGTGATTCAACAAAACATGAATGTGTAACATACAGCAGGACAAGGAAGTACGTTTACAGGTGTAGGGAGACCGAGACATCACAGGATAGACAGG GATTACCTTTGTGTATTGATACGGAGGACATTACAGTTAGCCCTGAGGTGAGAACTAGTACTAGAACTAGTAATACtactacaacaacaacaacagaatCCAGTCAAAGGAATTATTACATCTCGGAGTCCGCAGTCCAGTCAACTACACCTACTCCAGCTGTGATACTGGTTTTAGTGGTGTTAAAGTTATGGTTTATAAATTAG
- the LOC128190434 gene encoding uncharacterized protein LOC128190434 produces MALFVFSWTKREYIMTLLSLILLAITASHREFFLCRETSLNRVEKFGVWLGVMEKPEPCPGTEDLHRMPLELGASTLVVIGATYVVPWLWRRVKSMIGHGVKRVKDGLQYVKYCWYHAWHIPGDTAVGESDDEYYSPASDIVIDPDRDPTKDRDPPGDRRPTPAIGSTSSIDFPSHADIVRGGFEPTKDGSFKSQYQILHKVYERKRVILFVKQNEDYTQIFAYSPVTKKSVLKSFFPSKPRFGVPGW; encoded by the exons ATGGCGCTCTTTGTCTTTAGCTGGACGAAGAGAGAGTACATTATGACTCTTCTGTCATTGATATTGCTGGCCATCACGGCCAGTCATCGGGAGTTCTTCCTTTG TAGGGAGACGTCCCTGAATAGAGTGGAGAAGTTTGGGGTGTGGCTCGGAGTGATGGAAAAACCGGAACCATGTCCGGGAACAGAGGATCTCCACAGA ATGCCCCTGGAGTTGGGAGCATCAACACTGGTTGTGATAGGAGCCACCTACGTGGTACCCTGGCTGTGGAGGCGGGTCAAGTCAATGATTGGTCATGGTGTAAAACGAGTGAAGGATGGGCTTcaatatgtaaaat ATTGCTGGTACCATGCATGGCATATTCCCGGCGACACCGCTGTTGGTGAAAGTGATGATGAATATTACAGCCCTGCCTCTGACATAGTCATCGATCCGGATAGGGATCCTACTAAGGACAGAGATCCTCCTGGAGATAGACGTCCTACTCCTGCTATTGGCTCTACATCTAGCATCGATTTTCCCTCTCACGCCGATATTGTAAGAGGTGGTTTCGAACCCACCAAAGATGGCTCTTTTAAGTCACAGTATCAGAT TCTCCACAAAGTCTACGAGAGAAAGCGAGTTATTCTGTTTGTGAAACAGAACGAGGACTATACCCAGATCTTTGCCTACAGCCCCGTCACCAAGAAATCCGTGCTCAAATCTTTCTTCCCAAGCAAGCCTCGCTTTGGGGTACCTGGGTGGTGA